Sequence from the Larimichthys crocea isolate SSNF chromosome XXIII, L_crocea_2.0, whole genome shotgun sequence genome:
TGGAAAGCGCTCCAATAAAAACTGCTCAGAGGCCCAGGGCATGTTGGTAATTGCCCCATTTGTAAAAATGCTGATAaagttctctgtgtgtgtgtgtgtgtgtgtgtgtgtgtgtgtgtgtgtgttgtgtgagagaCACCACACTGGTAATTAGTGTGGCTacaataattaaagctgcatttagaGATCTttgaccactagagggcagaaaGACTCCCTTTAGAAAGCTTCAAACTTCAACTTCAAATCCTGAACTGAcatgagcaacaacaacaacaacaacatgtgtgtgtgtgtgtgtgtgtgtgtgtgtgtgtgtgtgtgtgtgtgtgtataaatatatgtttacaCAGACCATCGCATGATTGACATCACAGCTCAACAGGACGAGTTCTGTGgtgagttcactgtctgtaataacagcGGGACACTCGAGTTCTGTGGTGAGTTCACTGCTTTATAACTGAGCTGCAAGCTGCGTTGAAGCACACGTCTTTGTATCTCTCTGTGAAGACGCTCGTGGTCTTCAGCAGCCTCAGAGAAGACTGTGAGCTGCTGAATGTTCTTTCTGTTCGCCTCACTGCAGTCAGTCTGAAGATTGCAAACATTAATCCAGACAGAGCGGGGACAGAGACGTCCTAACACACCAAGAGTCATCCAGATCCATTAGagtgaacagaaagaaactttGAACTCGACAAATCTTTAAGATTCATTCAACTTTCAAGTTCAACTTTCAAGGTGCACACTCGTGTTACCAGAGCTTTTGACCAGAGTTAATGGAGCTTCCCCACATGTGACCAGATTGCCTTATTTAGGTCACATGAtgatttcaccaagctctcaccaaccactaaaagtcagtcccacatttactcttgtccggcggcttcttgctcgctcactctctccttttctcttcttagcttcctccgtcagcgtcctcttcactctctgctcctctgccatcatgtagaggctgctgagcccgctgacctctgacctcacagtCCCTGCAGCCCAGAGCGGACAAACTAAAGTACACTGCAGTAGTTTTgcctacatgcttggaaggggaGAGTaaggtgaggggtattcagtaGGTAGGTATTCATTGGTGCTTTAGCggcagtagtcgagttgtaaaatgaaaccaggggggatggtgaaatttttcatttatgtaacttATTTTCCAGCGGGGGTCTGGGGgggaaattttgtatttcttagatgcaatttcctgcattctagtcaattttagggtgacctgctagacatggcaaatcctaaatcataaaaaaatttaaaaaaaacacaatttaaggaggaggaaagcagacttcaagttttaagacgacgcgatgtttgaaacaagcggtattaaagaatacgaagcagcaggtagcagctagcggtgctgctaaggccaacacaacacagtgtgtggatgattgacacctgtcacctgtccaccaatcagagtcaggagaatctattagtaccgcccacattcacctttgacccaccaatgacgatccagaatgaagtaaacccaaaggtagtgtatcgcagcaagaggtctcacttcactgtcaaagcctctttgtctttatgtaacaaccaggagcttcgtgattgattcaaactaaagcagagacatagcaggagacactagcagcgtttcttcacgctggaataaaacttttgacacgaaacagcaaagataagacatactgtgtcattttgtggattttttttgctactctttctGGGCTAGCtggccgagttttcatcgcacagtgatgagacacatatctttgtaagatatatttttattttttcccccgccgcgcctcccctgaagtcctctggcgccccccaagggaggcgcgcctcacactttgaaaaccgctgacataggtaatagactgattatcataaagcccccctaaatgtcgaacggtaattctatttccagtgttaaatataagtaattttcacatgcattgataaaatgccataagggatggaagaagggatgaccattttagaagagggatgattttgaccatttttcccccaggggggatgccatccccccccccatcccccctcaactcgagtactgttTAGCGGTGGTTTTCTTTTGTAGACTGAACAAGGACCAAGAACAGCGTCAGGTTTGTGTGATGGAAGTGAAATCGACTTTGAGCTGAACCAGCCGTCCTGTCTGAATATTCAAACACTTGGAGCGTTTTTTTGTCCTGTAATTGCCAATTAAACCATCTGCCGTACGCGAGCTCGTCTCGGTCACAGAGCGGTGTTCTCGTTAACATTATCCACTCAGCTGAGCCGCCGTGTTCCAGCCGGACACTTATCACAGCCTGCTCGTTAGCTCGCAGCCTATTATCTGAGGTTGCTCGTTTGGGGCAGAAGCTTATCTCGGGTACGCTAATTGACTAAAACATATATTCAAAAAGTTGCTGCCTTAGCAAACGTCTAAGATTGTCACCATCACGTTTCCTGAAGTTCAGTTTGAGGTGGATTTGCTTAAATCAGGCGGGACATGGAGTCAGTAAAATGGAAACAGTTGTGTTGCAGCGCCTCCTTGTGGCTGCTTTCGACAATTACAGAAAATCATTCAGGATGGTTCCTCGCTTCCTTTCCTGTCTCCTTCAGAGGATACACGAACCATCCTTTGTCCAAAGAAATGATGACCCTGTTTACATCAAGCGTCCTTTAAACACAGGCTGAAATCACCTTTATTCATCAGCACTGCAGAACCAGGTGCTGCTGGGGCTTTGTGACACCTCATCAATCATAAAACTGATCCActcattttgcatttatttcaaaataagagcacactGTTATTCAAGATCAtttcaaaatgaacaaatcGATCCTAAATGAGCTGGATGAGAATGAACAGGACGATTCATCCTGAGAACATGTATTCATTCAACTAATAACATCTCGTGTTTATAAGACCTGGAAACAGAAACTAGAACGTTTCAGTTGAtcaaacttttatatttacactgaGTGAATGACAAAAGATCAAAGTTTTACAGTGTCAGTTCTTAGCTGTGACCACTAGAGGTCGCAGTTCTTCAGCATGCTGCAACAAGAAAGAAATCTCAAAGCTTCTTGTGTGACAGACGAGCTTCGTTAATtagtcaaacaaacataaaaaaactcTTCACACACCGAGGAGGAAAAGTGAAAGATATGAAGCCGAGTTTTGCTcaaacatcatcattattattatcattattattattctttagtgacaaaatgttaaaaagaattCATCCCTTTATAAATGAGACGTCACTGCAGACCAACGAATTTCAACACAAGTtaacaagaaaataataataatatattaataaattaatatttccAACTAAAATCTAATCGTTAAATATGAGCACTGCAGTGAATCCTGTTTAATTATAGAAgaataatataaattaataatacaaGCGTCTGTGCAAGACATGGTACATAAAAATCATAATATTCACCCGCAGCAACAGTCTCTTTGTTTTGAGCCTGACCTGTCTTCTGGATCTTAAAGCGGTGTTAGaaaactttaatatatatatgtgtgtgtgtgtgtgtgtgtgtgtgaatactgtatgtacagtagaaTGTTTCAGCGTCTGATTCAAACTTCTGTCAAAGAACATTAAGTTTGTATGATTGttcagaatgaaaacaaaacattcctgtaaatacaaaatgaaatatacagGAAACATGTGACTTCATTCAGTGACAGAAACCGGCCTGACCTAACCTGACGCTGCTTTAATCCAACAGGATCATTGTGGACAATGACCCGCCTCCGCCTTTAATCCATTGGGCTAAAGTTGTCTTCCTGCTCCGTGATTGGCTCGTCAAGCTGTCGGTCTGCATCCCAGCTCCTGTTGGAGGAACAGTAGACGTCAGTTACATTACATCTGTTCAGCACAGTTACACACAATATggacaaaagtatgtggacaggCGTTCCATCAGAGGTTCAACCTGCTGCAGGGACTCGACCCCACTCAGACACCGGAGCAGCTCTGCGATCAGTGACGAATGGTTTTGAGGTCCAGGCTCTGAGCAGACCTGTCCAGTTCTTCAGCAGCAAACTTTGAGCATGTTAGCACAAAgagaacacactgaacactgacgCTTCATTAATCACGTCAGTGTATCAGAGGAAAGTtataaaatgttgctttaaaatcaAAACTCTGGGCTGATTGTCGTTTGACATGAATCTGCTGAATGCTCCATGTTGCAGAGCCACAGATGTTGAATAGATGCAGCGACATCAGCTCAGGCCGACAGACATGAGCCCAGCAGTTTTTGTCTTTGAGGTCCGGGCTGCTGCAGCTCTCGACATAatccacaacacaaacagaactgcTGGGAAATcaactctcacacacaacgCTGGACGAGGGAGCTTAGCGTGCTGTTGACAGGCTCATGTAGTATTCTGTCAGTACAGTGAGGCGGCTTCACGTCCTCGCCAACACTTTATTCAGGCATTAACAGACTCCTGATGCTTTGGAAAAAATACTTCAACTCTGGTTAAACGCCTGGAATCGGAGAACTTTACCGACAGCCTAAAATGAATTTAAGAACTGATCTGAGCTCTTATCCAGAGCCAACAGGAAGCTCGAAAAGTTTCTGACTGTAATGTTACCACAAACATTTTGACTCCTTCAGACCTGAATTATCAGATCATATCCAGTTATCTACATaaagtaaatacatttatagCTGCAGCGTCTCGATTGAAggtaacaaagtctggcaggtaAAACGTTCGTGGAACGCTCCTGGTGAGTCGCACGGAGAACAGAAAAGTcagtagggttcatcctctggggaccatgaatgctttcatgacaatccatctgATACTAGTTCAGGTATGACATTCATAAACCAACAGGATCATTACCTGAACACTTCATATGACACACAGCTGAGGGACAGAGCGAGTGATACGTGAACACACAGatcacaaacagcagacagtgcACGGCCTGCAAAGAAGATTTAATTTCAACTCTTCAGCCACTCGACGTGCTCACATGTACAAAACTCAgagacactcaaacacagatTCATAGAGGGCCGATCAggatcaaatatcaaatatatatatggtcTGTCCACTTCCCTTAGCTGTTATTATGGACATGATCCGCCTCTGTGGTTAAAGTTTGGTCAGGGTTGGGCACAAATAACGATGtggttaaagttaaaaatgtgcATCAGAGTCACGTTATTGTATAATGTTAAAAACTGAGCAGTGTTTTTAGAATCTGTCAGCCGGAAACATTTAAGCTGACAGCTGACGATTTGAAGTATCGTCCAAAGTCTCTAATCAGAAAAGCAAAACTAAATCTGAAGTTGTTCACACTGACCAGGTTACCGTGAGCTGACCCGTTGTCATAGTGTTTCATAACTAACTAACATTGTTTTCAGAGGTTTACCGGGCTCGTTTGGTCTCCTTACTCAACGAtctcgtcctcctcgtcctcaaAGTTCTCGTCCCCGTCGTTGGCGGTGGCCTCCTGGTACTGCTGGTATTCAGACACCAGGTCGTTCATGTTGCTCTCTGCCTCCGTGAACTCCATCTCATCCATGCCCTCGCCGGTGAACCAGTGCAGGAAGGCCTTTCGGCGGAACATTGCCGAGAACTGCTCCGAGATCCGCTTGAACAGCTCCTGGATGGCCGTGCTGTTGCCGATGAAGGTGGCGGCCATCTTGAGCCCCCGGGGAGCGATGTCACAGACGGCCACCTTGACGTTGTTGGGGATCCACTCCACGAAGTAGCTGCTGTTCTTGTTTTGGACGTTCAGCATCTGCTCGTCCACCTCCTTCATGGACATGGGCCCGCGGAAGACGGTGGCGACGGTCAGGTATCGTCCATGGCGAGGATCGCAGGCAGCCATCATGTTTCTGGCGTCGAACATCTGCTGGGTGAGCTCAGGAACGGTGAGCGCTCGGTACTGCTGGCTCCCCCTCGCCGTCAGAGGAGCGAATCCCGGCATGAAGAAGTGAAGTCTGGGGAAAGGCACCATGTTGACGGCCAGCTTGCGGAGATCTGCGTTGAGCTGTCCAGGGAAACGGAGCGAAGTCGTCACGCCGCTCATGGTAGCCGACACCAGGTGGTTGAGGTCGCCGTAGGTGGGCGTTGTGAGTTTGAGAGTGCGGAAGCAGATGTCATAAAGAGCTTCGTTATCGATGCAGTAGGTCTCGTCTGTGTTTTCAACCAGCTGGTGGACCGACAGGGTGGCGTTGTACGGCTCCACCACAGTGTCCGACACCTGACGGGTCAAAGCAGATCACATATGAAGTGATGCAGAGAGGTGTGACGGAAAAAGACCATGCTCCCCTGCTCGGGTCTTCCCCCCTGATACCTTAGGTGAAGGCATGACGCTGAAGGTGTTCATGATCCGATCCGGGTACTCCTCCCGGATCTTGCTGATCAGTAGGGTGCCCATGCCGGAGCCGGTGCCGCCTCCCAGAGAGTGAGTCAGCTGGAAACCCTGAAGGGAGAGATACTGAGGATGAAGCTATAGATTTCTTGTTTTGAGGTTTGACATTCAGGGGAACAAGTTAAATGAAAGAGCTGATAGGaccgtgatgatgatgaaacgCAGGCTTcgtcctctggggaccatgaatgtgaAGTTCTGGCTAAAAACACACCAGTACCATGTGACCTGTAAAAGACTACGATGCCAACAAATGGCTCCACCTCCTGAGGTTTAACCCAGCCAATGAGAGTGTTCCTCCCTCGGACACATGAAAAGGTAAAAGGCCACATCAGTCTTCTCACCTGGAGACAGTCGCAGTGCTCACACTCCTTCCTCACTATGTCCAGGACCGAGTCCACGAGCTCTGCCCCCTCCGTGTAGTGACCTTTGGCCCAGTTGTTCCCGGCACCTGTCTGACCTGCAGACAACCAATCAGCACAGAGAACATCCATGTGTGGAATGTAAAACGATCGCCACGACAGATGGGAATGTGTGCACAGACTCGACTGCTGACCCGTAGAGCGTGGCTgctggattttatttcatgtgtgtgtgtataagaagGACAGAGTGAGATCTAGAACCTCCCTGCTTCTTCTCCTACGAGACAGGGGTTTATAAAACAcctcagtgtgtttactgaagGTCATTGCTGCTCCAAACAATGAAGTATCTTCAACAGAGACGGACCCACAGAGAAATACAGCACTGCTTACTCTCTTCTAGCTCATAGTTCTGGTCTGGCAGAGCCCGTTCATCACCCCCTGCTCCTCACTGTGGTGTAATGAAACGTTAGAATGTGAAACTGAGCTGTGCATTAATCAGGTTCATGAAAGCAGGTGGTTCTCACCAAAGATGAAGTTGTCTGGTCTGAAGAGTTGTCCGAAGGCTCCTGAGCGCACACTGTCCATAGTTCCTGGTTCCAGGTCGACCAACACTGCCCGAGGGACGAATTTATGTGCTGCGCAAACAGATAGGAGCAACAGAACGTTGGAAACACCtgaagactttgaacgatacatTCTTAAAGcgcggctcgatgacacgctgaggccaccctgagcagagacaggtgagttcatctcagctcagagtgtttcagagtcaGACGTGTTCATTTCCATCTTTTTCAAATGTCAGATAGCGTCATGTGTGAAGAGCTGTCAAACACGAGGCGCTGTCTCGTAGTCGTCTTCACTCGGACACATTTCAGTGCTACAAGTACAGCTGCTGTTGATCCGTCAGTACTCACAGGATGCCTCGTTGTAGTACACGTTGACCCTGTCCAGCTGGAGAGATGAGTCGCCCACGTAGCTCCCCGCCGGGTCGATGCCGTGCTCATCGCTGATCACTTCCCAGAACTGAGCCGagtcacagcagcaacaaagaagaagaagaagaagaagaacagactGACACGCTGATCTGAGATCAGAACAGACTGACACGCTGATCTAAGATCAGATCAGACTGACACGCTGATCTGAGATCAGATCAGACTGACACGCTGCATGCAGCTTCTTGTGTTACATTAGATTTCTTGACATTTCATAGTTGACAGTTTATGGACGGTGACCTTTGGACGCTCTCAGCTGATGATGTTGATCCTAAACCACCTGAATAATATTCTGTTTGCTTTGGTCGGctcgttttttattttaaaatgtaataaaaaagtaTTCTTATTCTGTAAATGATCAGTTTTGcatataaaattataattttaaaaaactgtcatTTATATTTCGtgaattaaagtgtgtgtgtgtgtgttgtgtgtgtgtgtgtgtgttatgatcAGCACATAATGACGTAGTGACGTGTTCATAACTCACCCTGTccctcaataataataatacaaataatgacaaaacaataacaataataacaacaataaatataacaataataacaataaaaataaataatataataataataacaacaatatgtgataataaataataataaaataataataataataataataaaataactgtttgtGTAATTACATTCTGATCAGCTGCTCAGTTCTGACTCTTtcattattaacatttttctcCCTGTCGGGAATCTTCGGAAACTTTCGGATGTACAAACAAAGTTCCGGTAGAGTTTCAGCATCAGTCCGTTACCTTGGTACCGATCTGGTTCCCGCACTGTCCCGCCTGGATGTGAACTATCTCTCTCATGTTTCCTTCTGCTGGTCTGCTGGTCTGTCGGTGTTCTGCCGGTTCGGGCCGTTCTGCTGGTCTGCCGGTGTTTTCTAGG
This genomic interval carries:
- the tubb6 gene encoding tubulin, beta 6 class V isoform X1, producing MREIVHIQAGQCGNQIGTKFWEVISDEHGIDPAGSYVGDSSLQLDRVNVYYNEASSHKFVPRAVLVDLEPGTMDSVRSGAFGQLFRPDNFIFGQTGAGNNWAKGHYTEGAELVDSVLDIVRKECEHCDCLQGFQLTHSLGGGTGSGMGTLLISKIREEYPDRIMNTFSVMPSPKVSDTVVEPYNATLSVHQLVENTDETYCIDNEALYDICFRTLKLTTPTYGDLNHLVSATMSGVTTSLRFPGQLNADLRKLAVNMVPFPRLHFFMPGFAPLTARGSQQYRALTVPELTQQMFDARNMMAACDPRHGRYLTVATVFRGPMSMKEVDEQMLNVQNKNSSYFVEWIPNNVKVAVCDIAPRGLKMAATFIGNSTAIQELFKRISEQFSAMFRRKAFLHWFTGEGMDEMEFTEAESNMNDLVSEYQQYQEATANDGDENFEDEEDEIVESWDADRQLDEPITEQEDNFSPMD
- the tubb6 gene encoding tubulin, beta 6 class V isoform X2, producing MREIVHIQAGQCGNQIGTKFWEVISDEHGIDPAGSYVGDSSLQLDRVNVYYNEASSHKFVPRAVLVDLEPGTMDSVRSGAFGQLFRPDNFIFGQTGAGNNWAKGHYTEGAELVDSVLDIVRKECEHCDCLQGFQLTHSLGGGTGSGMGTLLISKIREEYPDRIMNTFSVMPSPKVSDTVVEPYNATLSVHQLVENTDETYCIDNEALYDICFRTLKLTTPTYGDLNHLVSATMSGVTTSLRFPGQLNADLRKLAVNMVPFPRLHFFMPGFAPLTARGSQQYRALTVPELTQQMFDARNMMAACDPRHGRYLTVATVFRGPMSMKEVDEQMLNVQNKNSSYFVEWIPNNVKVAVCDIAPRGLKMAATFIGNSTAIQELFKRISEQFSAMFRRKAFLHWFTGEGMDEMEFTEAESNMNDLVSEYQQYQEATANDGDENFEDEEDEIVE